The stretch of DNA GTAGTCGGTGCGCAGGCGGCGCAGCGACTCCTCGACGCCGGACTTGATGGTGTTCGCGGACAGGCCCTTGTAGTCGGGGTGGGCGCCGACCTTGGTGGCGAGCACGACGTCGGAGCGGTTGCCGCGCGCTGCGAGCCAGTTGCCGATGACGGTCTCGGACTCGCCGCCCTTGTTGCCGGGCACCCAGGCCGAGTAGACGTCGGCGGTGTCGATGAAGTTGCCGCCGGCGGCGGTGTAGGCGTCGAGCACGGAGAAGGACTGCGCCTCGTCGGCCGTCCAGCCGAAGACGTTGCCGCCCAGGGCGAGCGGGAAGACCTCGAGGTCGGACGAGCCAAGCTTGCGGAGAGAAGTCATACGGGGCTCAACGCCTGTACGGACCACGGAATTCCATACAGCGGGACGCCGATTCCGGTCCGTGAACGGGCCTGCCGAACCGGCAGCCCTGACGTCGGGGGGTTGTCGCCAGGACCGCCGGGGTTCTGGGCTGCTTCAGAAGGGCTGCTTCAGAAGGGCCGTCTCAGAGCGACTGGCCCTTGCCGCGCAGCCACGCCGCCGGGTCGACCCCGGTGGAGTCGCCGCCCGGGTGGACCTCCATGTGGAGGTGGGCCCCGGTGACGTTGCCGGTCGCGCCGACGCGGCCGATGGTCTCGCCGGTGGTGACCTTCTGGCCGACGCTGACGTTCATCGAGGACTGGTGGCACAACCAGACCTCGGTGCCGTCGTCGAGCTCCAGGATCGTGCGGTAGCCGTACGCCCCCGCCCAGCCGGCTTCCTTGATGGTGCCGGAGTGGACGGCCTTGATGGGCGTGCCCGTGGGAGCCGCGAAGTCCAGGCCGGTGTGGTAGCCGGAGGACCACATGGAGCCGGGCTGACCGAAGGTGCCGGTGAGCGTGTACGAGGCGACGGGGAGGGTGTAGCTCTTCGCGAGCTTGGCCAGGCGCTCCGCCTCGGCCTTCTTCTTCGCGGCGGCCTCGGCCTTCTTCTTCGCGGCGGCCTGCTCGGCGGCGATCTTCTTCTCGGCCGCGGACTGCTCGGCGGCGGCCTGCTCGGCGGCCTGCTTGACGGCGGCTTCTTCGGCCGCCTTCTGGACCGCGTCGTCCGCCTGGTCCTGCTGGTTCTCGGCCTGCTCCATGATGCGGGCCCGCAGTGCCTCGCCCGCGTCCGTGGTGCCCTGCTCGGCGTCGGCGGTGCTGAGGCCCGCGGCGCTGAGGGGCGCGGCGGCGGTCGTCACGCCGTTGTCCGCGGAGCCCGAGTCAGACGAGTCGTCGGATATCAAAGACCCCACGCCCGGAAGCGACTTGGCCTCCGGCAGCGAGTCCGTGACGGCCGACAGGTCCGGCATCTCGATGGCGACCGGGGGCTTGCCGCCCTGCGCGGTGGCGATGCCGCCCGCGCCGACGGCGGCGATGACGCCTACGCCGAGAACCGTGGAGCTGCGGGCGAGCCCGCCACCGCCCCGCTTGTGGACGCGGTGCCTGCCGCGGACGGGACGGATGGACTCCTCGGTGGGATTCCATTCCTCCCAGGAATTGTCGTCGCACCCACCGAAATCGTCGTCATTCGGTACGTACACGCCTTGGGGGGCAGGGCGGTTGGACGCCACTGGGGCGCACTCCTTTCCTTCCTTCTCGCCTACCGGGTTAGCTGACGGGTTCGGAGCAGGAAGGTCTCCTACGAACATCTGGCACGGAGGCACAGATGCCCGATTCACCCCAATTAGTGGTTCCCCGGCTCCCTTTCGGGATTAGGCGCGTGCGCGCGGAGCCGACTCGAGTGACGGCTGGGACGACCGCGCTGCGTTATCGAACGTTAATAGACAGCGGGGTCGTATTCCAAGCTGTTCCGACTGATCGTTAACGTCTTTGGCCCGTACTTATCGGGACACCGAGGTCTGGAACGGGGCGAGTTGACCCCACTTCTTCACACACCGGAGCTTCACATCTCCTTGACAGTACGTCAGTTGTTATGCGGAGTGGTGTTCTTCGGTCACGGCCGGTGACATCGGCCGCCGCACCGCGAGCAGCGCCATGTCGTCGGTCCCTCCACCCCCGGTGTGCCGCCGCACTTCCTCGACGAGCGTCGCAAGGAGCGCGTCAGGTCCGTAGGGCCCCGGGAAGATCCGGCCGCCGAGCCGGGCCGCCGGGTTGTAGAACTCGCCCCGGATGTC from Streptomyces sp. BA2 encodes:
- a CDS encoding peptidoglycan DD-metalloendopeptidase family protein, producing MASNRPAPQGVYVPNDDDFGGCDDNSWEEWNPTEESIRPVRGRHRVHKRGGGGLARSSTVLGVGVIAAVGAGGIATAQGGKPPVAIEMPDLSAVTDSLPEAKSLPGVGSLISDDSSDSGSADNGVTTAAAPLSAAGLSTADAEQGTTDAGEALRARIMEQAENQQDQADDAVQKAAEEAAVKQAAEQAAAEQSAAEKKIAAEQAAAKKKAEAAAKKKAEAERLAKLAKSYTLPVASYTLTGTFGQPGSMWSSGYHTGLDFAAPTGTPIKAVHSGTIKEAGWAGAYGYRTILELDDGTEVWLCHQSSMNVSVGQKVTTGETIGRVGATGNVTGAHLHMEVHPGGDSTGVDPAAWLRGKGQSL